Below is a window of Trichosurus vulpecula isolate mTriVul1 chromosome 4, mTriVul1.pri, whole genome shotgun sequence DNA.
TTAcattgtttccttctttatattaacaatgttcttttttttaaaatatggcacccaggaCTGAACAAATAATCCATCTATGATGTGACTAGGGTAGAATACAATGGGCCTACTACCCTTCTTGCTGTGCAAACTACTTCCCTCAATGTAATCTAAAATGatatccttttctctcctccttccttccttgcttccttcccttccttccttaacttttttcttccttttaaaattttttctttctttcttcttccaattTTAAGGAATAGGACGTGGGGGTGGGCTTATGGCACTTTCCTGACTTTAGCAGTTTGCAATCCCATATTTTGAGTTGGCACCATCTCTCACCATCTCATacttatgaaattgatttttttaaccaagtGCATGTCTTTACATTTGTCTCcgttaaattttatcttattagattttgCTGATCATTCTGGAACACAGatctttcttttgattctgtCAAAGCATTATGTATCCCCCTGAGTTTTGTGTTATCTTTAATTTGACAAGCACACCAACTATTTATTCATATGAATGATTGATTAAAATGCTGAAAAGACCAGGACTATGGACATATTCTTGATATACTCCACAAGAAACCACCCTCCAAGTTGATATCAATGTATTAATAATTACTCTTTAGGTTTAGTTATTTAACTACATCCACATCCACTTTTCCAATGtgatttttcaattttctccacaagggaattttaaaagactttgccAAATTCTTTACTGATGTAAAGAGAAATTTCGTGTGTTTCATCCTCCTGGTTTATCAGTCAAGTAACccataaaaataggaaatgaggttagtATGTCATGATTTCTTCTTAATAAAGTCATCCTGACTCTCAGTAATCACTGCTTCTTTTCTTAAGATAACCACAAACCAtccatttttttaactttgccaggaattgaagtgAAGTTCACTAGCCTATCCAGACTGGattcccttccatttttcttaaaTAAAGGCCTTTAGCCCTCACTATTCCAACAGCACCACTCTTGTTTTCCATGATCTCTTACTAGACTagaagctccttgatggcaaggaatgtttttcttttttgcattcatATCCCtggtatttagcacaatgcctggcatgtagtaggtatttaataactgTTTAGTACTTATTTTAGTACTTATGATGATTTCAGACAATGAatgacagtggctcagcaatcacatcatCCTGTTCTTCCCAGCAGCCCAAGACAGAATTTATCCAGACCTGATGATTTTCATCTCTCTAAGCCTTGAGCTCCTAATTTGTAAGAAGATGAAGTAAAtaacatctacttcacaggactgATGTAAGTATCAAATGAAGTAGTACATGTAAAGCATGTTGCAAACCTTAGTATATTTaacacacatttaataaataaacattattaataatgatatgtTGTTATTGGCAGCAAAGGGTATACTGTTTACTTAATTATCTCAGATTTCAATTGCCTATAGCTTGTTTCTGCTCCATCTCTTCCAGTCCCAAAATCATTCTTCTTTGGagggaaacaaacaaatgaaaaacaacagaaatatgGTTTTCATCcttctgtatttccttccatctaatGTTAATATCATTCCATCTCCTCTAAGTAGcaattctatcccttctttgatcctttACTTTTTCTCAACATAGCTCAACAAAATTATTTATGTTATTCTTAGTTTCCTTCCCCAGGCTTAACTAGCTGTAAGTTTTAACTCTCTGGACGCTATTTTTGCAAAGATACATCACGCTTTTGTATTCAAGCTATGCTATCTAACCTCATTTCCAATTCCTTTAGTCTTTTTCTCAAACTAATTAGTTTATGAATTCTCTGTACAACCACATCAGTCTTTTTAGACAGATCTCCACCCCCTTTCATTATTAGAATTGTTTTGGATTGCACCTGATGAATTTAAGTGTTGACAACTCCTTACCTCTCTGGAGATGACTTTCCCTGTATAATTTTAACCCACATGATCCTGCCGATTCTCTCTAAACTCATTTAAATCTACTCTCTCCAAATCTAATGTGTGTACTGGATTATGTTAAAATTTTTCCCACATTCTAAAACAGAGCATTTAATTTGCCCCCCAAGCTTCCTGTATTTCTTTGGCAACTAGTATCAGCTTGGTAGGCAGAAACATGTTGGGAACTATAGTTTCATCCACcttttgaaagaacaaaaaaggatcATTAAGGTGAATGAAGAATTTATTAGCTAATATTTTTTTCACAAAGAGAGATCTAACAGATGTTCAGGTAATCAAAGTCTGCCTTTACGGTGCCATAGATGTGCTTGCAATATGCTTCCTGAACactttgtctatttcttccttctgaatAGGTGGTCTATAGTATGCCCCACACACATGCcacttctgtttctccttctcctgATATTTGCCAATATAGTCTTCACCTCTTGTGCATATTTCTTCTTGGTATACAATGTTagtacccaccccacccccaacctttaTCTGTTCTTTCATTGTTGAATAATATGATGCATCTTTCCAGTGCCTCATTCCATTTATGAGACCCATTTCACGAAGGCTCAGTGATATCTATTAACTCAAGTTTGCTTCCTTGTCTAGAGATCCCTGGATTACCTTGCTTATTGCCCATACTCTGTGCATTTCTGCTTATGGGGTTTTGTTTCCTGCATCTTCACtgtcattctttatttttatgttggaACTGCTATTTTCTATGGCATCTAAATTAAGAGAGTGATGTAGACAgtgtttcccccctccctcccttttttagtTCCTTCCTTGCTCTAAGAAAGGTTCAGCCTGGTAATTATAGTACAATAAATGGGGGGGTGGAATTTAAATACAAGAGCAGACCTCTTTGAGTTCAAGCCACCAGACCTAATTAAACTCCATTCTATGATAATGAAGAAATATATGAATGTATTTAATGAGCCACTCTTTGTGATCTTTAAGGAATCAAGATAGATGAATGTTACAGCAATTTACTAGAATGGAAGAACAAGTTTTTCAAACTATAGGTGGGATTACTGTTCTTGGAATAATTATAGAATGAATTACAAAAGGAATTTTTATAagcacttaaagaaaaaaaatcatctctatGAACTAGCATTAAGAACAAATGATTTGTTCaacaccattttttaaaatatggttaaaaacaggaaaaagttgAAGATGTAGACATGGTTGTACTTCAGTGAGTAATTTGGTGAAGTCTCTTCTAAAATTCATTGGGACaggataggaaaaggaagttgaaagGATGATAGTACAGTTAGCTGGGTACAGGACTGGTTAACTGTCTAGGCTCAAAATGAGTTTTAATTAATGGACTGATGTTCATCGAGacagaggtctccagtggagtttCCTTGGGCTCTACCCTCAGCATGTTTCTGTTAAAGTATTTTTGTCAATGATACTAACAATAAGAACACGAATAAGGATAGCTAGCTATTTATACGGTGgatactatatgccagacattgtgctaagggcttcatttaagcctcacaacaaccctggaaagtagacGCTATTTTTATTCACATTGTAtacatagggaaactgaggcagatgttaaatgaattgcccagagctacatagctattaaatgcctacactggatttgaactcagatcttcctgattcttccTGCGCCATCCAGTTGTCCCTATGGCATGGATTATCAAAATCATGGACAAAATAAAGCTGGGAAGGATATCTAACAGATTAGATAAGAGAATCAAGATCCACATGTACCTTGACAGACTGAGATAATGAGCTGAGGGAAACAAGATTTAATTCAATAGGaagagataaatacaaagttCTGCATTTGAGTTCAAAAAATCTTCTGCACAGCTTCTACTTCTAATGAACACCAAATGGCGGATGACGCCAGTGCTGCAGGAGGTGCGGGAGGCCCCGGGGGCCCCAGAGTCGGAGGTTGGGGTGGCTTCTGTGGTGGCTTCGGCAGTGAGGGCCGAGGTCGAGGCCAGGGCTGTGGTCGAGGCCGAGGCCGGGGCCACGGGGCCTGGGGAGGAAAGGCCGAAGACAAGAAGTGGGTTCCTGTCACTAAGCTGGGCCGCCTAGTCAAGGACATGAAGATGAAGTCTTTGAAAGAGAtctatcttttctccctccctatcgAGGAGtctgagatcatagatttcttcCTGGGATCTTCACTGAAAGATGAGGTTCTGAAGATCATGCCTGTTCAGAAACAAACTAGAGCTGGACAACGTACTAGGTTCAAGGCTTTTGTGGCCATCGGTGACTACAATGGCCATGTTGGTCTGGGTGTCAAGTGCTCCAAGGAAGTGGCTACAGCTATTCGTGGTGCTATCATTCTGGCCAAGCTCTCCATTGTTCCTGTGAGATGTGGCTACTGGGGGAACAAGACTGGCAAG
It encodes the following:
- the LOC118847420 gene encoding 40S ribosomal protein S2-like translates to MADDASAAGGAGGPGGPRVGGWGGFCGGFGSEGRGRGQGCGRGRGRGHGAWGGKAEDKKWVPVTKLGRLVKDMKMKSLKEIYLFSLPIEESEIIDFFLGSSLKDEVLKIMPVQKQTRAGQRTRFKAFVAIGDYNGHVGLGVKCSKEVATAIRGAIILAKLSIVPVRCGYWGNKTGKPHTVPCKVTGRCGSVLVCLIPAPRGTGIVSAPVPKKFLMMAGIDDCYTSAIGYTATLGNFAKATFDAISKTYSYLTPDLWKKIVFTKSPYQEFTDHLVKTHTRVSVQRTQAAAVATT